Proteins encoded together in one Spirochaeta isovalerica window:
- a CDS encoding fructosamine kinase family protein, giving the protein MPVGEYPSLSAAVEDLFPGDKLAGRAPGGGGGCINSVSKIILKSGKVLFLKENDRAPSSMFREEARGLQSLNDAFPLKVPAPLALGREKASSFLLLEYVMSGSKGSGFWGRFGRALAQMHRQGKGESFGYDSDNFIGSTPQINDRMSRWTDFFAEKRLMFQIELARSSRLADSSMSRGVLSICRRIGDLLPEPDYPSLLHGDLWSGNFMVDDRGEAVLIDPAVYYGHREADLAMTELFGGYNREFYRAYEEEFPLVPGYGERRDLYNLYHMLNHLNLFGSSYSGSVRSIISRYS; this is encoded by the coding sequence ATGCCTGTCGGGGAGTATCCCTCTCTTTCCGCCGCTGTGGAAGATCTATTCCCCGGCGATAAGCTTGCAGGCCGCGCTCCCGGTGGTGGAGGCGGCTGTATCAATTCCGTTTCGAAAATAATCCTGAAGAGCGGTAAAGTCCTCTTTCTAAAGGAAAATGACCGGGCTCCCTCATCGATGTTCCGCGAGGAGGCCAGAGGGCTGCAATCTCTGAATGATGCCTTTCCCCTGAAAGTACCCGCGCCTCTGGCTCTGGGAAGAGAAAAGGCTTCCTCTTTTCTTCTGTTGGAATATGTAATGAGCGGATCGAAGGGATCCGGTTTCTGGGGGCGCTTCGGACGGGCCCTGGCTCAAATGCACAGACAGGGGAAAGGAGAGAGCTTCGGTTACGATAGCGATAACTTTATCGGTTCCACTCCCCAGATCAATGACAGAATGAGCCGGTGGACTGATTTCTTTGCGGAAAAGAGGCTGATGTTCCAGATTGAACTGGCCCGTTCCTCCCGCCTGGCCGACAGCTCAATGAGCCGCGGCGTCCTGTCTATCTGCCGGCGCATCGGCGATCTTCTCCCCGAACCGGATTATCCTTCGCTGCTTCACGGCGATTTGTGGTCGGGGAATTTTATGGTGGATGACAGAGGGGAGGCCGTTTTAATCGATCCCGCGGTTTATTATGGTCATCGGGAAGCGGATCTGGCAATGACGGAGTTATTCGGAGGCTATAACCGGGAATTCTACCGGGCTTACGAAGAAGAATTCCCCCTGGTTCCCGGCTACGGGGAAAGAAGAGATCTCTACAATCTCTACCATATGCTCAATCATCTGAATCTCTTCGGTTCCTCTTACAGCGGATCGGTTCGGTCTATTATTTCCCGTTATTCCTGA
- a CDS encoding LysM peptidoglycan-binding domain-containing protein produces the protein MGWHLLRRYFLILTAAALPLFSHELPHETRQTVSFLALDGENSEEPLPVRRDLRSERIFSYPFDFNETIEKFIEEYSTPERLAYLQRSLDRAAPFRNHIEETIKEKGLPTELVYLPLVESAYRVDAVSRSGATGLWQFMLNSIEPYDITVDQWRDDRRDFWRSTEAALEKLIYNYDKTGNWDLALAAYNCGLNGLRRTMASTGIEDYWELAGKQLLPAETNRYLPKFIAISTICSYGGRYGLDTGWEERLEWEKIELDRSVDLRLLAAETGMDYGTLRLGNAELLYDVTPPADSGYALKIPASHADSLNRVLETSDEAFMEFYRYSIRTGDTLSEISGHYKVPLSLIYRYNRNLSPRFLRAGQTVIIPALADVPPYGSQKGDEVDFTGTYVVREGDSLWSISGRFETTPELLASRNRLPVNGILNIGMKLMVPLTE, from the coding sequence ATGGGCTGGCATTTACTTCGGCGATACTTTCTGATTCTGACAGCGGCCGCGCTTCCTCTTTTCAGCCACGAGCTGCCTCATGAAACAAGGCAGACCGTATCTTTCCTCGCCCTTGATGGGGAAAACAGCGAAGAGCCCCTGCCGGTCAGACGGGATTTGAGAAGCGAACGCATTTTCTCCTACCCTTTTGATTTCAATGAAACAATCGAAAAATTCATAGAAGAATACAGCACTCCCGAGAGACTGGCCTACCTGCAGCGGTCCCTCGACCGGGCGGCACCTTTCCGCAACCATATTGAAGAGACTATAAAAGAGAAAGGTCTGCCGACCGAACTGGTTTATCTACCCCTTGTGGAATCGGCTTACCGCGTCGATGCCGTATCCCGTTCCGGAGCGACGGGCCTTTGGCAGTTCATGCTCAACAGTATCGAGCCCTATGATATAACAGTGGACCAGTGGCGCGACGACAGACGGGATTTCTGGCGCTCCACCGAAGCCGCTCTGGAAAAACTCATCTACAATTACGATAAAACCGGAAACTGGGATCTGGCCCTGGCCGCCTACAATTGCGGCCTGAACGGTCTGCGCCGGACTATGGCATCAACCGGAATTGAAGATTACTGGGAACTCGCAGGCAAACAGCTTCTGCCTGCCGAGACAAACCGCTATCTCCCGAAATTCATAGCCATTTCCACAATCTGCTCATACGGAGGACGATACGGCCTCGACACAGGCTGGGAAGAACGGCTGGAATGGGAGAAGATAGAACTGGACCGTTCTGTGGATCTGCGGCTTCTGGCTGCCGAAACGGGAATGGACTACGGGACTCTTCGACTGGGCAACGCCGAACTGCTTTATGATGTCACACCTCCGGCCGATTCGGGATATGCATTGAAGATACCGGCGTCCCATGCCGATTCATTGAATAGAGTACTGGAAACTTCCGATGAAGCCTTTATGGAGTTTTACCGCTATTCAATAAGAACAGGAGATACGCTTTCGGAAATATCCGGGCATTACAAAGTTCCCCTGTCTCTTATCTACCGGTACAACAGGAATCTGTCACCCCGTTTCCTCAGAGCCGGTCAGACAGTGATTATTCCGGCTCTGGCTGACGTCCCTCCCTATGGTTCGCAAAAGGGGGATGAAGTTGATTTTACGGGAACTTATGTGGTGAGAGAAGGCGATTCGCTGTGGTCCATATCGGGGAGATTCGAAACGACTCCCGAGCTGCTCGCATCGAGAAACAGACTGCCGGTAAACGGCATACTCAACATCGGAATGAAACTGATGGTTCCCCTAACGGAGTGA
- a CDS encoding SH3 domain-containing protein produces MSKRIVYAATVLLILMTLTSCNRKIGSGVVLWTPDETVLENGTVVNIYEESKIRHTYFVARPGEKETTEIDTWRIEFFEGLKEAEEYAEAYKPYINTYTYTERSGGLVVRDEPVVKQNNRVYKLRQGQEIKVIGRSEEPVPVGNLNDYWYHILTGDGVAGYAYGATLVVYSMNDTGMVIENANDTTDTLLETFLNGVWRPTYYNDMITKNVIDLTRFKESFALKVDPEKKEITLRLQDRNITEKYTDITKFGAKRYDFEGTSFRVTLVSDSVASVFYKHDGKDVNEAFVRLSENVNEIVSAELERRKALLTELMEKGERFTSANYGSVNIIDDTGRFIWNNIEELINRNIISSQSEPQGRIEFSRFPDTLIKNTYKGVITFSFRNGSEANFLYSYTEKGVSFIYVPDRYIKNRIVTTDQFFDPVLIYFEFEKPAEEEES; encoded by the coding sequence ATGTCGAAAAGAATAGTTTACGCGGCTACAGTGCTGCTCATATTAATGACCCTTACATCATGCAATAGAAAAATCGGTTCCGGAGTTGTGCTCTGGACACCCGATGAAACAGTTCTGGAGAACGGAACGGTCGTAAACATATACGAAGAGTCCAAAATCCGCCACACTTATTTCGTAGCTCGTCCCGGAGAAAAGGAGACGACGGAAATCGACACCTGGAGAATTGAGTTCTTCGAAGGGCTGAAGGAGGCGGAAGAATATGCCGAAGCCTATAAACCCTATATCAATACCTACACCTATACAGAGCGTTCCGGCGGTCTTGTTGTCAGAGATGAGCCGGTTGTCAAACAGAACAACCGCGTTTACAAACTCCGCCAGGGACAGGAAATAAAAGTCATAGGGCGAAGCGAAGAACCCGTCCCGGTCGGAAACCTCAATGACTACTGGTATCACATACTCACAGGAGACGGTGTAGCCGGATACGCTTACGGGGCCACGCTAGTCGTATACAGCATGAACGATACGGGAATGGTCATTGAAAACGCCAACGACACGACAGACACGCTTCTCGAGACTTTTCTCAACGGTGTCTGGCGCCCCACCTACTACAACGACATGATCACGAAAAACGTTATCGATCTGACCCGGTTCAAAGAATCTTTCGCCTTGAAAGTGGACCCGGAGAAAAAAGAGATAACCCTGCGCCTGCAGGACAGAAATATCACGGAGAAGTACACCGACATTACAAAATTCGGAGCCAAGCGTTACGACTTCGAAGGCACATCCTTTCGGGTGACTCTCGTCTCCGATTCGGTGGCATCTGTTTTCTACAAGCACGACGGCAAGGATGTCAACGAAGCGTTTGTCCGGCTCAGCGAAAACGTGAATGAAATTGTTTCGGCGGAACTGGAGCGGAGAAAGGCTCTGCTTACGGAACTGATGGAAAAAGGCGAACGTTTCACAAGTGCCAATTACGGGTCGGTCAACATCATCGACGATACAGGGCGGTTTATCTGGAATAATATTGAAGAGCTGATAAACCGGAATATCATTTCCTCCCAATCGGAACCCCAGGGGCGCATCGAATTCAGCCGGTTCCCCGATACACTGATAAAAAACACCTATAAAGGTGTCATAACCTTCAGTTTCCGCAATGGATCTGAAGCGAATTTCCTCTATTCCTATACGGAAAAAGGCGTTTCCTTCATCTACGTTCCCGACCGGTATATCAAAAACCGGATTGTCACGACCGACCAGTTTTTCGATCCCGTACTCATCTATTTCGAATTCGAGAAACCGGCGGAAGAAGAGGAATCGTAA
- a CDS encoding low molecular weight protein-tyrosine-phosphatase, with product MSVKRVMFVCLGNICRSPLAHAVFQEIVNQRGLTDQYEIQSSGTCAYHVGEPSDSRMKKTALDHGVKIKHRARQIFRYDLEDYDYIFAMDHNNFNNLKRLTANEGLLARIRMFRDYDPEGPGDVPDPYYGGQEGFENVFTIVQRTCDHILDLMESGEL from the coding sequence ATGAGTGTAAAACGTGTTATGTTCGTCTGTCTGGGAAATATATGCCGATCCCCCCTGGCCCATGCTGTTTTTCAGGAAATCGTTAATCAAAGAGGGTTGACTGATCAATACGAAATTCAGTCTTCGGGAACCTGTGCCTATCATGTCGGCGAGCCATCGGACAGCCGTATGAAGAAAACAGCTCTGGACCATGGTGTGAAAATCAAACACCGCGCGCGACAGATTTTCCGCTACGATCTGGAAGACTACGATTACATTTTTGCCATGGATCACAATAATTTCAATAATCTGAAACGGCTGACGGCCAATGAAGGTCTGCTGGCCCGGATCAGGATGTTCCGGGATTACGATCCCGAAGGTCCGGGAGATGTTCCCGATCCCTATTACGGCGGTCAGGAAGGGTTCGAAAATGTTTTTACTATCGTCCAGAGAACCTGCGATCATATTCTCGATCTGATGGAGTCAGGAGAGCTCTGA
- a CDS encoding ABC-F family ATP-binding cassette domain-containing protein, with translation MAFVQLDNISLAFGDRDILKNVNFMISTGSRIALSGANGSGKTTLMKIISGESECDGGKVIASRESRIAYLPQSGIEHKGSTLKAEAEKAFSWIGSMLEDVDRLGKELQEHKTGKRAENLLHRHHELQEQILESGYYGREEQITRILQGLGFSMEDMDRECSQFSGGWQMRIALAKELLKNPDILLLDEPTNYLDLEAREWLRDFLGTFKGGILIVSHDRFFLDAVVNEVAELFLGDLKIYKGNYSSYEKKRKEELKTLVELYKKQQEEIARNEDFIRRFRYQATKASAVQSRVNMLERMERIEIPENLKKIHFSFPAPPHSGKKMLTLEGIRKSYGDREVLKGIDHLIQKGDKLVITGLNGAGKSTLLRILSGTDTDFEGTLTPGTDVKIGYFSQDQEEVLDKSNTVLEELESDAPTEMIPNLRGMLGAFLFSGDDIFKSVSVLSGGEKNRLALLKLLLRPVNLLILDEPTNHLDIHSKDVLLDALKSYSGTVIFVSHDRYFIEELAENVLELTSEGHRLYQGNYEYYLWKKANEGTDEIDAPASGREADEDTPVQSAKLSREEDKKLKAQIRRLKREEEELLGRLAELEEEHTELSASLATPEIYSDGEKAKEVSDAMKANEEEQEKISRQWETVEEQLSELDTQE, from the coding sequence ATGGCTTTTGTACAACTCGACAATATCTCACTGGCTTTCGGCGACAGGGATATCCTGAAAAATGTCAATTTCATGATATCCACCGGGAGCCGGATCGCCCTGTCCGGAGCCAACGGTTCGGGCAAGACGACTCTTATGAAAATTATCTCCGGCGAATCGGAATGTGACGGCGGAAAGGTGATCGCATCGAGAGAGTCGAGAATTGCCTATCTTCCCCAGTCGGGAATTGAACACAAGGGCTCGACTCTGAAAGCCGAGGCGGAAAAAGCCTTCAGCTGGATCGGGTCCATGCTGGAGGACGTCGACCGGCTGGGAAAAGAACTGCAGGAGCACAAAACGGGGAAAAGAGCCGAGAATCTCCTTCACCGCCACCACGAGCTGCAGGAACAGATTCTGGAAAGCGGTTACTACGGTCGGGAAGAGCAGATAACACGGATCCTTCAGGGACTGGGTTTTTCCATGGAAGATATGGACAGGGAGTGTTCCCAGTTCTCCGGGGGCTGGCAGATGCGCATAGCCCTGGCCAAGGAACTGTTAAAGAATCCCGACATTCTCCTCCTGGACGAACCGACCAACTACCTCGACCTGGAAGCGAGGGAATGGCTCCGCGATTTTCTCGGCACTTTTAAAGGGGGAATCCTGATTGTTTCCCACGACCGCTTTTTTCTCGATGCCGTTGTGAACGAAGTGGCCGAACTCTTTCTGGGTGATTTGAAAATCTACAAAGGCAACTACAGCTCCTACGAGAAGAAGAGAAAAGAAGAACTGAAAACTCTCGTCGAGCTCTATAAAAAACAACAGGAAGAGATAGCCCGGAACGAAGATTTTATAAGGCGCTTCCGCTATCAGGCGACAAAGGCTTCAGCCGTCCAGTCGAGAGTGAATATGCTCGAGAGGATGGAGAGGATAGAAATCCCGGAAAACCTGAAAAAGATACACTTCTCCTTTCCCGCGCCGCCCCATTCGGGCAAAAAGATGCTGACTCTCGAAGGAATTCGGAAATCCTACGGAGACCGGGAGGTTCTCAAAGGGATAGACCACCTTATACAGAAGGGCGATAAACTGGTTATTACAGGTCTCAACGGAGCGGGGAAATCAACCCTTCTGAGAATCCTCTCCGGGACCGATACCGATTTTGAGGGAACTCTGACGCCGGGAACCGATGTGAAAATCGGATATTTCTCCCAGGACCAGGAAGAAGTTCTCGACAAGAGCAATACCGTTCTGGAAGAGCTGGAATCCGATGCGCCCACGGAGATGATCCCCAACCTGAGGGGAATGCTCGGTGCTTTTCTCTTTTCCGGTGATGATATCTTCAAAAGCGTTTCCGTCCTGAGCGGAGGGGAAAAGAACCGTCTGGCCCTGCTTAAACTTCTTCTGAGGCCGGTCAACCTTCTCATTCTCGATGAGCCGACAAACCATTTGGACATTCATTCGAAAGATGTGCTGCTCGATGCCCTGAAAAGCTACAGCGGTACGGTTATCTTCGTTTCCCACGATCGCTACTTTATTGAAGAGCTGGCGGAGAACGTTCTGGAATTGACATCGGAAGGACACAGGCTGTACCAGGGAAATTACGAATACTATCTATGGAAAAAGGCCAACGAAGGAACCGATGAAATCGACGCTCCGGCCAGCGGTAGAGAAGCCGATGAGGACACTCCCGTACAATCGGCCAAACTCTCCCGGGAAGAGGACAAGAAACTCAAAGCACAAATCCGCCGGCTGAAGCGGGAGGAAGAGGAACTGCTGGGTCGACTGGCCGAATTGGAAGAGGAGCACACCGAACTGAGCGCCTCACTCGCCACGCCGGAAATCTATTCCGACGGGGAAAAGGCAAAAGAAGTCAGCGATGCCATGAAAGCCAACGAGGAAGAGCAGGAAAAAATCAGCCGGCAATGGGAAACCGTTGAAGAACAGCTTTCGGAACTCGATACTCAGGAATAA
- a CDS encoding rhomboid family intramembrane serine protease, producing MKLKYNAPVTLTFALICTAVVAADQYLVPGLIDGLFTAEGSTTFRYDNIPAYTRVFSYTFGHIGWDHLLSNLTLILLLGPILEERFGSRSLVFMMFITSVINGLINAFFFPTELVGSSGLVFMMIVLSSFTNIRKGEIPLTFLVIISLYMAREIFAAFKYDDISQISHIIGGTCGSFFGLFRQVLKDHQSKAAAKAPQPGGGTASTQQTIVM from the coding sequence ATGAAACTGAAATACAATGCGCCGGTGACTCTCACCTTCGCCCTTATATGCACAGCCGTCGTGGCGGCAGACCAATATCTCGTGCCGGGACTGATCGACGGGTTATTCACCGCCGAGGGGTCGACAACCTTCCGCTACGATAACATTCCGGCTTACACCAGAGTTTTCAGCTACACCTTCGGACATATCGGCTGGGATCATCTGCTCAGCAACCTGACACTGATCCTGCTTCTGGGACCGATTCTCGAAGAGCGGTTCGGATCGAGAAGCCTCGTATTCATGATGTTTATCACCTCGGTCATCAACGGCCTTATCAACGCCTTTTTCTTTCCCACCGAACTGGTCGGCTCCAGCGGTCTGGTATTTATGATGATCGTCCTTTCCTCCTTCACCAATATCCGGAAAGGGGAAATCCCCCTTACCTTTCTGGTTATAATATCGCTTTATATGGCGCGGGAAATTTTCGCCGCCTTCAAGTACGACGATATATCACAGATCTCCCATATCATCGGCGGGACTTGCGGCTCCTTCTTCGGACTTTTCCGCCAGGTTCTCAAGGACCATCAGAGCAAAGCCGCTGCCAAAGCCCCCCAGCCGGGAGGCGGAACGGCGAGCACGCAGCAGACCATAGTCATGTAG